The sequence below is a genomic window from Brevibacillus agri.
TGCTCGCGGCACCCGCCCTTTTGTGGATGGGTGTGCTTTTCGTCCTGCCCATGCTCCTGATTGCGCTGTTATCGTTTTTAAAAAGAGGCACATACGGGCAAGTTGTCTATGAGTTTACGCTGAACAATTACATTCGCATCCTGGACCCTTTGTACGGGCAAATTTTCGCGGACACGCTGGTGGTCGCCATCCTGACGACGTTTTTGTCGATCGTCTGCGGCTATCCGCTCGCGTACTACATCTCCCGGCTGGAAAAGTCTTCGCAGCAAATTTGGCTGCTCTTGGTGATGATTCCGTTCTGGATCAACTTCCTCGTCCGGTCCTACGCCTGGGTCATCATCCTGCGCTCGCAAGGCGTCGTCAATACGATTTTGCAGTCGCTGGGGCTTATCACGGAACCGTTGCCGCTGTTGTACAATTCCGGCTCGGTGCTGCTCGGCATGGTGTACACGCTTTTGCCGTTCATGGTGCTGCCGATTTACGTGTCGCTGGAGCAGATGGACCGCCGCAAGCTGGAAGCCGCTTACGACCTCGGGGCGACTCCGTGGAAAGCGTTCTGGCATGTGACGTTGCCGATGACCAAAACAGGCGTCGTCACCGGATCAATTCTCGTGTTCGTCTCCTCCATCGGGATGTTCGTCGTCCCGGATGTGATGGGCGGAGCGAAGTCAGCCCTGATCGGAAACGTCATCCAGAACCAGTTTCTCTCGGCGCGTGACTGGCCGTTTGGCTCGGCGCTGTCCATCGTGCTGATGCTTCTGTCGATGCTTCTCATTCTTCTCTACTTCCGCGCGGCCAAAGCGGGCGAAGCGAAGGAGGGAGCAGCATGAAAACATGGCGCAGACATACGCTGACCGGCTACTCCTGGCTGATGCTCGTCTTTTTGTACTTGCCGATTGCCATTCTCGTGCTCTACTCGTTCAACGATTCGCGCATCAATGCGACGTGGAACGGATTCACCTGGAAGTGGTATGTATCGTTGTTTGACAACCGGCAGGTGATGCAGGCCTTGACGAACAGCCTGTCGATCGGCGTCATCAGCAGCGTGCTGGCGACTGTTCTCGGCACGGCCGCATCGCTTGCGATCAAGCATTATTCCTTGCGCTGGCGCAACATCGTCAACGGGCTGATTTACTTGCCGATCGTCATTCCCGAGATCATGATGGGACTGGCCCTATTGGTTTTGTTCAGCCAAGCGCACATCGAGCTTGGCAAATGGACCCTGATTATGGCGCACGTGACGTTTTCCATGCCGTACGTGATGGTCATCATCTCCGCCCGCCTCGCCGATATGGGCAAGGAGCTGGAGGAGGCCGCACAAGATTTGGGCGCGACCCCGTGGGAGACGCTGCGCCATGTGACGCTGCCCTTGATTATGCCTGGGATCGTCGCCGGCTTTTTAATGTCGTTTACGCTATCGCTGGATGATTTCATTATTTCGTTCTTCGTGGCTGGTCCGAATTCGACCACCTTGCCGCTATACATTTACGGTTTGGTGAAGCGAGGCGTGTCGCCGGAAGTCAATGCGCTTTCGACGCTGCTGATCGTAAGCACAGTGCTTTTGGTCATCATCGCCGAGCTGTTCCGCCGCAAGGATTCCAAAAACGGTCAGATTCATTTTTAGTCGACCGAAAAAAACATCCCATACCGATTTGGAGGTTGAGAAGAAAAAATGAAACGTTTCAAGTCCATGATGATCGGCGCCCTGACCGCCGTCCTCGCGGTGACAGCAGTCGGCTGCTCATCGTCCGAGCAAGAACAGCAAGTATTGAACATCTACTCCTGGGCCGACAACTTCGACCTCGACGTCATTAAAGATTTTGAGCAGAAGTACAACGTCAAGGTCAACTACGACATCTACGGCAGCAACGAGGAAATGCTGGCGAAAATCCAGGCGGGCGCCTCGGGCTACGACCTGATCCAGCCGTCCGATTACATGGTCGCGACCATGATTCAGCTCGGCCTGTTGGAAGAGCTGAACAAAGAGAACATCCCGAACATGAAAAACATCGTGTCCACGTTCAAGACGCCTCCTTTTGACAAGGAGAACAAGTACTCGCTCGTCTACACGTGGGGCATTACCGGGATTGCCTATAACAAGAAGTACGTCAAAGAAACCCCGACAAGCTGGAGCGATCTGTGGAACGAAGCGTACAAAGGCCGCGTCATCATGCTGAACGACCCGCGTGAAGTCATGGGGATGGCTTTGATTAAAAACGGCTTTTCCAACAGCACAACAAACAAGGACGAGTTGGAAAAATCGTTCGCGGACCTGAAAAAAATGTTGCCGGGCGTCATGGCTTTTGATACGGACAACATCAAGCAAAAAATGATCGCGGAGGAAGCGTGGATCGGTACGGTCTGGTCTGGCGACGCTGCGATCATCAACGGCCAAAACCCGGATGTGGAGTACGTCATTCCAAAAGAGGGCGCAACGATCTGGGCGGACACGCTGGCGATTCCAAAAGGAGCCAAGCACAAAGACTTGGCCGAGAAGTTCATCAACTACCTGATGGACCCTGAGGTCAGCGTGAAAAACTACGAATCCATCGGCTACAGCAACCCGAACGAGCAAGCATACCCGCTGCACAGCGAAGAATACCGTTCCAACAAGATGATCTTCCTGGACAAAGCGGACATCGACCGCGCCGAGTGGCTGGTCGACGTCGGCGATACGCTGCAAGAATACGACCGCTACTGGACAGAGATGAAGAGCGGCAGGTAACAACGAAGACCGAGGCTGGGAGAAATCCCGTCTCGGTTTTTTTGTTTCTACTGTAAAGCAGCAAGCGGTTGCTTGCGAAAGCTCTGCTTGTGCAGCGTTGGTTGGACAAACAAGAAGCAGAGATGAGATAGTAGACGGAAGGAGAGGTGAAAAATATGGAAACTGGACAAGCAGTCGATTCAGGCTTTCTGGAAGCGAATGGAACGCGGTTTTACTACGAAATGGCTGGGGAAGGCGAGCCGCTTCTGTTGATTCACGGGTTCAATCTGGACAACAGGATGTGGGATGAGCAGGTAGCGGCTTTGGCGGAATCGTACAAGGTGATTCGTTTTGACCTCCGCGGCTTTGGCAAAACACCTGCGACGAATTTGCCTTTTACGCTATACGATGATGTACGTGCTGTATTGGCGGGATTGGGCATCGAAAAAGCACACGTGGCGGGTCTTTCCTTTGGGGGAATGGTAGCCCAGGAGTTTGCGCTTGTGTACCCGCAAATGGTGAAAAGTCTGGTTTTGATCTCGTCGGGGCTGTTTGGCCATTCGAGAAGCGAGCAGAGATTGCGGGATATGGAACAGTTTCATCAACTGCTGGAAGCCAAAAAGACAGAGGAAGCGCTGGAGCAGAATACCCGGATGTGGTTTGACGGACCTGGCTGTGCGGCGAATACCAAGCGGGCAAAAGCGCGTGAGCTGTTTGCAAGCATGAGTCGAAACGCCTTTTCTTTGCCTGCTTTTGGAGAAGGACTCGTGGGACTCACTCCCCCTCCAAAAGAGCGTCTGGAGGAAATCAAGGCCCCCACGCTGGTCATTGCGGGAGCACGCGATTACATCGACTTTTTGCAAATCGCTGACGAGCTGGCTGAGCGGATCGAGCGGGCTGAAAAGGTCATTTTGACAGATTCGGCCCACATCCCGCCGATGGACCAGCCAGAAGTGGTAAACGAGCTCATTCTGCGCTTCCTCAAGCAGCAAAGCGACGAGTAATGCATAGACGTGCAGCAAAAGAAGACACCACGCGGGAAAAACTACTCGTAGGTGTCTTTTTTTGCTGGTATATTCGGCTGCTTCAAAAAATCGTCACAGCAGATAGCCCGATGTAGCCATACAGATTCACAGACGATTTTGATAGGATTAGTGACGAAAAGGCGAAGGAAGTAGGTGATTGGCTGATGCACAGCATGAAGCGACTATGGACCGTGCTTTCGCTGGCCTTTTTTCTTGTGCTTGCGATTGGAACCAATTCGGCCTATGCCCATGCAGGCATGATGGGCAGCACTCCGAAAGACGGCGAGGTGCTGCAGGCGAATCCGGGACAAATTTCCATGCGCTTTACCGAGACGCTGGAGCCGGATCTCGTCACCGTACGCCTGTTTGACTGGGACGGCAAGGAAATACAAATGCAGCGACCGACCTTGCAGCCGGGAGATGCTTCGCAGGTGAATGCGCAGTTGCCGGCGGATTTGGCGGAAGGGACGTACTCGGTGATCGTGGCGGTCGTATCCGAAGACGGCCATCCGGTTGAGGAGCGCCTGACCTTTTCCATCGGGCAAAAAAGCGCGGTCGTGGTGCCGCCCGGGGCAAAGCAGACGGATACGAATTATTTGATCGTCTATCGTTACCTTGCGCAAGGGATTATTTTGCTCGGCGGCGGTTTGTATCTGATTGCCGATCGAGGACAGCGCTACGGTTTGCCGACGCTTCGGGCGCTGATCGGGATTGGCAGGCAGATCGGCTGGGCGCTTGCGCTCGTGGGACTTGTTTTTCTCTGGTTTTTGTACGACGAATCGTTGACGGCCGTTTCCTTGACGCAAGCCCTGTGGCAGTTTGACAGCCATTTGCTCGCGCAGTCTCCGTTTGCCGTCATGCTGATCGTCTCCTTTCTGCTCCTGCTGCTATTGGCTATTCCGAACATGGTATCTGGCTGGTACGCGGGAATTTGGGTACTGCTGATTGGCGCGCAAGCTTTTGGCGGCCATGCCTGGGGGATTGCTCCTGTCTGGCTGTCGATCGTGCTGCGGCTGTTGCACGTCCTGACAGTGGCGCTATGGCTTGGCGCGCTCGTCTACCTGCTGCTGGTGGCAAAAGAAACAGAGCGGGGCAATGCGCCGTTCAAGGCCTTCTTCTTGCGCCTGGTTGCCGCGGCGGCCGTACTTGCCGTCGTGACGGGAGTGCTCATGCTGATCGTGCAGACCGATGTGGCGCTCATTTGGCAAAGCTCGCTTGCCTGGAGCTATTTGCTCTACGCCAAAATCGTCAGCGTCTGCATCATGCTCGCGCTCGCCTATCGGCAAACGAAGCGCTGGCGGGCGAACGGCAGTCTGCGCATGAAATGGCTGCGCTGGGAAATCATTTTCGGTATCGTCGCTGTGCTGGCAGGGCTTTGGATGAGCCAGACCAACTATCCGACTGACATGAATGATACGACAAACACACAAGCCGCAAAACAAACGGCGACAAACTAGGAGGTTTTTTTGCATGAAGATGAAAAAATGGCTGAGCAGTGTATTGGTGGCAGGAGCAGTTTTGACGCTCGCGACTGCGGCGCAAGCGCACGTCAACGTCTATCCGAAAGAAACCACTACCGGCTCTTATGAAAAATATACCGTTCGCGTACCTGTGGAAAAGGACGTCAACACAGTAAAAGTGAAGCTGGAATTTCCGGCTGGAGTGAAAGTGAACACCGTACAGCCAGTTCCGGGCTGGAGCTACGAGTTTGAAAAAGACAAGGACGGCGTGAACACAGCACTCGTCTGGACCGCGACAGACGGCGGCATCAAGGCGCATGAGTTCATGGAGTTCGCTTTCGTGGGCGCGAACCCGAAAGAGGAAGGTGCACTCGCATGGAAAGCGTATCAGACTTACGCGGATGGCGAAGTAGTGGAGTGGACCGGAGACAAGGATTCCAAGACGCCTGCGTCCGTGACTACAGTGAAAGCGGGCGTTGGGGAAGCCGGACACGATCACGGGCACGACGCTGCTGCACCGGCGGCAAGCCCAGCCCAAGATCAGGCGGCGGCAAGTGCAGGCGGCAGCAACACATTGCCACTGGTGCTCTCCGGACTGGCGCTTCTGCTCTCCATTGTGAGCCTGTTTAGAAAAAAAGCGTAAAACCAAACGGCGGAAATGCCGTGCAGCTAGTCGATATGCTGCACGGCATTTTTCATTTTTTCTCTACCTATTTTTCCGGAATCACTTTATAATGAAGGCTAATTACTTTCGGAGGTGTTAAATAATGTCAATCACAATCAAATTGGCGCAAGCGAACACAAGAGTAGGAAAACAATACGAGTGGCAGTGTGGCACGTGCGGATTTTCTCCGCGATAACGAGCAGTAATCTAGCGGCATCACGGCTGGAAAGACGGAACGTGTCATCTGCCCAAAGAGGTGGAGACTGTTTCCATGGTTATGAATGCAACGCATGTATATATGACGAAACGATTTGCGACGTCGCTCGCCAACGCGACGATGTTTACGACCTACGCGCTCTACTACATTGCTGCGCTGGGACTGAATCCGTTTGAGCTTTTGCTGGTCGGCATGGTGCTGGAGCTGTCCGTGCTCTTGTTCGAGGGCGTGACGGGCGTGGTGGCGGATACGTACAGCCGCCGTCTGTCTGTCATTATCGGGATGTTTTTGCTGGGGACGGCTTTTGTTCTGCAAGGTATTTTGCCTGCCATTGATGGTGTTTTGCCGTTTGTCTCCGCGTTTATGTGGGTGTTGGTTGCCCAAGTGTTTTTCGGCGTGGGAGACACGTTCGTCAGCGGGGCCGATACGGCCTGGATTGCGGACGAGGTGGGGGAAGAAAAGCTCGGGAGCATCTTCATGCGGGCGAAGCGCTACTCTTTGCTGGCGAATATGCTCGGAATCGGGCTGAGCGTTTGGCTGTCCACGCTGGCTCCAAACTTGCCCTATCTGGTCGGGGGCTTGATCTATTTGGGGCTTGGCGTGTTTTTGATCCTGTTCATGCAGGAGACGGGCTTTACGCCCAGGGAGCGCGAGCGAGGCGCTTCCCACTGGCGGGAAATGGCCCAGACGTGGCTGTCTGGCGCACACGTCATTCGCAGGCAGCCGATCTTGCTGTTGATTTTGCTTGTGACGCTGTTTACGGGCGCAGCTTCCGAGGGATACGACCGCCTGCGGGAAGCGCACTTGATTTCCGAGATTGGCTTCCCGCAGCTTGCGGGCATTTCGATGGCGATGTGGTTCGGCATCATTGCCGCCCTGTCGAGCCTGCTCGGGCTGTTCGCGGTCAGCTTTGCCGAGAAGCGGCTGGATGTCAACAACGGGCGTGTCGTCATTGTCGGCATGTTCGTTTTGACCGCGCTGAAAATTGCGGCGTTGATCTCCTTCGCCATGGCTCCTGATTTTGGCTGGGCGCTGGCCACCTTGCTGCTGATCGGAGCCATCGAGTCACTTATCAACCCGCTGTACGACACGTGGCTGAACCTGAACATCGAAAGCAGCGTGCGGGCGACCGTCCTGTCGATGATGAGCCAGTCCAACGCGTTTGGACAGACGGCAGGAGGACCAGCAGTCGGCTGGATCGGAAACCGCCTGTCGATCCGCGCATCCTTGCTGACGGCGGCGCTGCTACTGCTGCCGATCCTGGCGGTGTTCGGGCGGGTGCTGCGCAGGCGTTAACTGGCGCAAAGAGTTTCAGAGTAGTTCGCGCGATGTATATAAGCTTACGGTTCAAGGTTTAATATCCTTGGAGCCAAACGAACTGTGGGTAGATGTATATGTGGCAGAAAGCGCCCTATGGAACATAGGTAGCGCAAAAAAAGAGTTTGTTGGTGTTGGCCCTCATCTTTTTGCCATTGCGTGCAAAAAAAGTTTTGATTTAGGATTCGGTGGCTGGGTAGCATTTTTTGCAAAGACGAATCTCATTGAACATTACAGATTTTCCGAACAAGAAAGCCCGCTACGGTGCGATAGCACCCCCTTTAGGGGCGGGATGAGAGTGAGGTCAAATACGGAGTACCACGAATAAATCGAAGGTTTGTGGTACTTCAAGTATTTGAAAATTCCACTCTTTTTTGTTGTTCATCTGTTGTAGTATATAAAATGAACTGATACGATAGGTGTATGAACGAATACAGAAGAACAAGCACAACCCTTTCATTATTAAACTACCATTTTGTGTTCTGCCCTCGGTACAGAAGAAAGATTTTTCTGCAAGCAGATGTAGAACAACGCTTCAAAGAGTTGGTACATGAAGGGTGTGAGGAACTGCAAATTGTGATTGTTGCTCTTGAATGCGACAAAGACCATACGCATATGTTTCTCAACGCACTCCCATCATTAAGCCCTGCGGATATGATGGCAAAAATGAAAGGAGTGGTTTCCACATCTTCGGCATTTGCCGAGTTTGTGGACACGCTCATACTTCGTTTCTACCGCAAGTGAAACGATAAAGCGATATGTCGAACAACAGAAAACAAGGGGGTGAAAATCATGTCGCAGACCATCACAGTCAAAGTGAAATTGCTTCCAACAAAAGAACAGGCTTCTATTTTGCGTGAGATGAGTCAAACGTACCTCTCCACTATCAATACTCTCGTTTCCGAAATGGTTGCTGAAAAGAAAAGCACAAAGAAGTCGAGTAAGGATATTTCTGCTTCTTTGCCAAGTGCCGTTAAAAATCAAGCTATCAAGGACGCGAAAAGTGTGTTTAAGAAAGCGAAGAAAAGCAAATTCACTACTGTTCCTGTTTTGAAGAAACCTGTCTGCATTTGGAACAATCAAAACTATTCGTTTGATTTCACGCACATTTCCATGCCGATTATGATTGACGGCAAGGTAACTAAAACACCTATCCGTGCTTTGTTAGTTGATAAAGACAACCGTAACTTTGCTTTGCTAAAACACAAATTAGGTACGCTTCGAATCACACAGAAAGCAAATAAATGGATTGCCCAAATTTCTGTCACCATACCTACTATGGAAGGAACAGGAGTAAAAGTCATGGGGGTTGATTTGGGTTTAAAAGTTCCTGCCGTTGCTGTAACAGATGATGAAAAGGTACGTTTCTTTGGGAATGGCAGACAAAATAAGTACATGAAGCGTAAGTTTCGTTCTGAACGCAAAGCATTAGGCAAAAAGAAAAAGGTAAATGCGATTCGTAGTTCAAAAGATAAAGAACAACGTTGGATGAAAGACCAAGACCATAAGGTTAGTCGTGCTATCGTAAATTTTGCAAAAGACAATAAAATTTCTGTCATTCGCTTGGAACAACTGGCGAATATTAGACAGACGGCAAGAACAAGCCGTAAAAACGAAAAGAATCTGCATACTTGGTCATTTTATCGCCTGTCTCAGTTCATTGAATATAAAGCGAATTTAGTTGGTATTAGAGTTGAGCATGTGAATCCTGCATACACAAGTCAGACATGCCCTAAATGCTCTGAGAAGAATAAGGCACGAGACCGTAAGTATAAATGCAAATGTGGATTCGAAAAACATCGTGATTTAGTCGGTGCTATGAACATTCGATATGCACCTGTGATTGATGGTAACAGTCAATCAGCCTAAGATGCTATATGCACTGTCTTAGGAGGGGCAATGAGATGTCCTCATCTTGAAGGCTGTTCAAAACAGAAATGGACTGCGAACGCTTAGTCATTCAAGAATCCCACCCGTACACCGCAAGGTGGAAGGCTTGCGGCTTTAGCCGTGGGAGTCTCAAGTTCAATCTTTACGTGCACAGAGTATCGGTCACAGAATTGTAATACCGCCGCCGTCAGCTTTTGAATTGGTTCAGGCTTTGGATAGGAGGATGGCAATATGGGAAACAAGTTTTTAATCGATCTTCGAATGGAGAAGCTTGAAGATGTCGCAAAAGGTATCCTTGCCATACCGTCTGTAACCGAGGCTGAACGTAAAGAAAGCGATGCGTTGTTAAAAAAGTTGGTTCTAAATTCGAAGGAAAAAGTGAAATAGCAGCCTGGCCACTAAAGGTGGCCGGGCTTTTTTGTGCAATACCGCACCGTCTCTTTTGAAAAGAGGCTCATCCAATTGTCGCGAGCCGAAGAGGACGCAGCCATAACGATCCCGGTAGCAAGCAGGGAAAAAAATCAATTTGCGAACATGCGTTCTCTTGTGTTAGGATGTTTTCAACAGCAGCTAGGCATGGGGCGACGGCTGCGCGTCCAATCAATCATGTCTTTTCATGAGGCGGTGACAGCTTTGGTGTTGGCGGATTTGAAAAAGTACAGAGACAGACAGCAAGCGGTTGAGATCATTTATTTGAACAAGCGGGGCCAGACGAGCAGGCGAATCATCCGGATTCTTTTGCTGGATGAGGATAAGGGGCAGCTCAAGGCGTATTGCTATACGAGAAAGGCTTGTCGGGTGTTCGCGATTGCCGGCATTTTGGCGCTCGCGCCAGTTGCCGGGCAGTTTGTGGGGTGAGGTGGCAGGTCACGGGAGGTCGCGAGGGTCAGGAAGGGCAGGGAAGTCAGCCAAATGGTTAGATGGCTGGACAGTCAGGAAGTCGGAAAGTCGGGCGGCCGGAAGCGGAAGTCATAACGGCCGGGGAGTCGGAAAGCCGTGCAGTTGGACAGTCGGAAAGTCGTGCAGCCGGACAGTTGGAAAGCCGTGAAGCCGGAAAGCCGGAAAGCCGTGCAACCGAACAGCCAGACAGCCAGAAAAGCTGCCCCTCTGACACCCCGACCCCGAGGCAGTCAGCTCCCCTCCCCACCAACGCCATCCTTTTCACCCATCCTGTTCCAAAAGTGTTAGCCAGCTTGTGGTATAATGAAAGTGAACACAGTATTCCCCTTAGGGGCGGAGAGGGCGTGGACGCTGATGGAGTACGTTATTCTCATCGTCGTTTTTCTCGTAATCGCAGTGACTCTCTTTTCGATCAGAGCCGTCGCAAAGAGCGGAAGGAGACGCTCGTATTCGTCGTCCTCAGACAGTGGCGGAGCCTTTTATGTGGACAGCGGCCATCATCACCATCATCGCCACCACGACTCGGATGGATATGGATGCAGCCACGACAGTGGCGGTGGAGACAGCGGAGGCGGAGGCGGCGGTGGAGGTGGAGACTGAGGCTTTTTCCATGCCTCCTGATGTGTTACAATGATTGGGAAAAAGTTGATTCCAAACCATGAATGGTGCGGGCTTGAAAAAGGAGAGATGTATTATGGCAAACATCAAATTCGTACAGAGTGTAGGAACGTCCGTCGCAGGAATCCTCCTTTCAAGCGAACAGTAGCACCGTTCAAAAAAATGAGGATTCGACTGCGACTGGTTTTGGCGTAGGGCCAATCATACAACCATTTGCAGGGGGAATCCGTTTTGAATCACACAACCAATCAATCTGTTTTGCAAACTTTGGGCTGGAATGAGCATTTTGCCAATCTGTTCGCCCCTTATGCCGAGCAAGGCTACAGCGTGGGCAGAATCACGCTGGAACATAAACGCATTTATCGTCTGTTGAGCGAGCACGGCGAGCTTTTGGGCGAAGTCACGGGCAAGTTGCGCTATGAGGCGACTGGCCGCGAGGATTATCCGGCGGTAGGAGACTGGGTCGTCATCACGGCGCGTCCCGAGGAAAAGAAAGCCTCGATTCATGCAGTGCTGCCGCGCAAGAGCAAGTTTTCCCGCAAAGCTGCGGGAGACAGCGTCGAAGAGCAGATCGTGGCTGCCAACGTCGATACCGTATTTTTAGTGAATGCCTTAAACAACGATTTTAATATACGCAGGATGGAGCGCTATCTCATCCTCGCCTGGGAAAGCGGAGCCAATCCGGTGATCGTGCTTTCAAAAGCCGACTTGTGCGACGATCTGGAGCAGCGCATCGCGGACGTAGAAAGCGTCGCGATTGGCGTGCCTGTGCACGTAGTCAGCGCAGAGCGGGGAGAAGGGCTGGAACAGCTTGCCCCGTACCTGGGGTGTGGCCAGACAGTGGCGCTCATGGGGTCCTCTGGTGTCGGCAAGTCTACCTTAATCAACAAGCTGAGCGGAGCAGAGCAGCAAAAAGTAAACAAAGTGCGCGAGGGAGACGATCGCGGCCGCCATACGACTACTCACCGCGAGCTGTTCCAGCTTCCGGACGGCGCTCTCATGATCGACACACCGGGCATGCGCGAGCTGCAGCTATGGGAAGCGGATGAGGGGTTCCGCGGAGCATTTGACGATATCGAGCAACTGGCGGAAGCGTGCCGATTCAACGATTGCCAGCACGGGCGGGAGCCAGGGTGCGCCGTTCGGGCGGCGATTGAGGACGGTTCGCTGGAAAAAGCTCGCTTCGACAGCTATTTGAAGCTTCAGCGCGAACTGGCCCATCTGGCTCGCAAGGAAGATGCAAGGCTGGCAGCAGCAGAGAAGGACAAGTGGAAAAAAATCACCATGCAAGCGCGAAGCAAAAAGCCGAAGCGATAAAACGCAAGAGTCCTCGGACAACCGGGGGCTCTTTTCGTTTGGAGACAGGGCAAGCGCGCGGCTCGACTTTCAGAAATTTACGCTTGATTCCAGCAAGCCAGTTGTGATAGATTGGGGCAAGACCCAGCAATCGTGCTGGATAAACCGCATACGAAGTGCTCGTATAATTTTGGGAATAAGGCCCAACAGTTTCTACCGGGTGACCGTAAATCACCTGACTACGAGTGAAATCGCGTTCCATCGACTGCGCTTATCGCTGTTTCCTGTTCCATGTGACAGGAGAAAGTGGGTCGTCTGGTCGAAA
It includes:
- a CDS encoding ABC transporter permease — encoded protein: MGVLFVLPMLLIALLSFLKRGTYGQVVYEFTLNNYIRILDPLYGQIFADTLVVAILTTFLSIVCGYPLAYYISRLEKSSQQIWLLLVMIPFWINFLVRSYAWVIILRSQGVVNTILQSLGLITEPLPLLYNSGSVLLGMVYTLLPFMVLPIYVSLEQMDRRKLEAAYDLGATPWKAFWHVTLPMTKTGVVTGSILVFVSSIGMFVVPDVMGGAKSALIGNVIQNQFLSARDWPFGSALSIVLMLLSMLLILLYFRAAKAGEAKEGAA
- a CDS encoding ABC transporter permease, with translation MKTWRRHTLTGYSWLMLVFLYLPIAILVLYSFNDSRINATWNGFTWKWYVSLFDNRQVMQALTNSLSIGVISSVLATVLGTAASLAIKHYSLRWRNIVNGLIYLPIVIPEIMMGLALLVLFSQAHIELGKWTLIMAHVTFSMPYVMVIISARLADMGKELEEAAQDLGATPWETLRHVTLPLIMPGIVAGFLMSFTLSLDDFIISFFVAGPNSTTLPLYIYGLVKRGVSPEVNALSTLLIVSTVLLVIIAELFRRKDSKNGQIHF
- a CDS encoding ABC transporter substrate-binding protein gives rise to the protein MKRFKSMMIGALTAVLAVTAVGCSSSEQEQQVLNIYSWADNFDLDVIKDFEQKYNVKVNYDIYGSNEEMLAKIQAGASGYDLIQPSDYMVATMIQLGLLEELNKENIPNMKNIVSTFKTPPFDKENKYSLVYTWGITGIAYNKKYVKETPTSWSDLWNEAYKGRVIMLNDPREVMGMALIKNGFSNSTTNKDELEKSFADLKKMLPGVMAFDTDNIKQKMIAEEAWIGTVWSGDAAIINGQNPDVEYVIPKEGATIWADTLAIPKGAKHKDLAEKFINYLMDPEVSVKNYESIGYSNPNEQAYPLHSEEYRSNKMIFLDKADIDRAEWLVDVGDTLQEYDRYWTEMKSGR
- a CDS encoding alpha/beta fold hydrolase, coding for METGQAVDSGFLEANGTRFYYEMAGEGEPLLLIHGFNLDNRMWDEQVAALAESYKVIRFDLRGFGKTPATNLPFTLYDDVRAVLAGLGIEKAHVAGLSFGGMVAQEFALVYPQMVKSLVLISSGLFGHSRSEQRLRDMEQFHQLLEAKKTEEALEQNTRMWFDGPGCAANTKRAKARELFASMSRNAFSLPAFGEGLVGLTPPPKERLEEIKAPTLVIAGARDYIDFLQIADELAERIERAEKVILTDSAHIPPMDQPEVVNELILRFLKQQSDE
- a CDS encoding copper resistance protein CopC — translated: MKRLWTVLSLAFFLVLAIGTNSAYAHAGMMGSTPKDGEVLQANPGQISMRFTETLEPDLVTVRLFDWDGKEIQMQRPTLQPGDASQVNAQLPADLAEGTYSVIVAVVSEDGHPVEERLTFSIGQKSAVVVPPGAKQTDTNYLIVYRYLAQGIILLGGGLYLIADRGQRYGLPTLRALIGIGRQIGWALALVGLVFLWFLYDESLTAVSLTQALWQFDSHLLAQSPFAVMLIVSFLLLLLLAIPNMVSGWYAGIWVLLIGAQAFGGHAWGIAPVWLSIVLRLLHVLTVALWLGALVYLLLVAKETERGNAPFKAFFLRLVAAAAVLAVVTGVLMLIVQTDVALIWQSSLAWSYLLYAKIVSVCIMLALAYRQTKRWRANGSLRMKWLRWEIIFGIVAVLAGLWMSQTNYPTDMNDTTNTQAAKQTATN
- a CDS encoding YcnI family protein; the protein is MKMKKWLSSVLVAGAVLTLATAAQAHVNVYPKETTTGSYEKYTVRVPVEKDVNTVKVKLEFPAGVKVNTVQPVPGWSYEFEKDKDGVNTALVWTATDGGIKAHEFMEFAFVGANPKEEGALAWKAYQTYADGEVVEWTGDKDSKTPASVTTVKAGVGEAGHDHGHDAAAPAASPAQDQAAASAGGSNTLPLVLSGLALLLSIVSLFRKKA
- a CDS encoding MFS transporter, whose amino-acid sequence is MVMNATHVYMTKRFATSLANATMFTTYALYYIAALGLNPFELLLVGMVLELSVLLFEGVTGVVADTYSRRLSVIIGMFLLGTAFVLQGILPAIDGVLPFVSAFMWVLVAQVFFGVGDTFVSGADTAWIADEVGEEKLGSIFMRAKRYSLLANMLGIGLSVWLSTLAPNLPYLVGGLIYLGLGVFLILFMQETGFTPRERERGASHWREMAQTWLSGAHVIRRQPILLLILLVTLFTGAASEGYDRLREAHLISEIGFPQLAGISMAMWFGIIAALSSLLGLFAVSFAEKRLDVNNGRVVIVGMFVLTALKIAALISFAMAPDFGWALATLLLIGAIESLINPLYDTWLNLNIESSVRATVLSMMSQSNAFGQTAGGPAVGWIGNRLSIRASLLTAALLLLPILAVFGRVLRRR
- a CDS encoding RNA-guided endonuclease InsQ/TnpB family protein, whose amino-acid sequence is MSQTITVKVKLLPTKEQASILREMSQTYLSTINTLVSEMVAEKKSTKKSSKDISASLPSAVKNQAIKDAKSVFKKAKKSKFTTVPVLKKPVCIWNNQNYSFDFTHISMPIMIDGKVTKTPIRALLVDKDNRNFALLKHKLGTLRITQKANKWIAQISVTIPTMEGTGVKVMGVDLGLKVPAVAVTDDEKVRFFGNGRQNKYMKRKFRSERKALGKKKKVNAIRSSKDKEQRWMKDQDHKVSRAIVNFAKDNKISVIRLEQLANIRQTARTSRKNEKNLHTWSFYRLSQFIEYKANLVGIRVEHVNPAYTSQTCPKCSEKNKARDRKYKCKCGFEKHRDLVGAMNIRYAPVIDGNSQSA
- a CDS encoding WYL domain-containing protein, which gives rise to MGRRLRVQSIMSFHEAVTALVLADLKKYRDRQQAVEIIYLNKRGQTSRRIIRILLLDEDKGQLKAYCYTRKACRVFAIAGILALAPVAGQFVG
- the rsgA gene encoding ribosome small subunit-dependent GTPase A — encoded protein: MNHTTNQSVLQTLGWNEHFANLFAPYAEQGYSVGRITLEHKRIYRLLSEHGELLGEVTGKLRYEATGREDYPAVGDWVVITARPEEKKASIHAVLPRKSKFSRKAAGDSVEEQIVAANVDTVFLVNALNNDFNIRRMERYLILAWESGANPVIVLSKADLCDDLEQRIADVESVAIGVPVHVVSAERGEGLEQLAPYLGCGQTVALMGSSGVGKSTLINKLSGAEQQKVNKVREGDDRGRHTTTHRELFQLPDGALMIDTPGMRELQLWEADEGFRGAFDDIEQLAEACRFNDCQHGREPGCAVRAAIEDGSLEKARFDSYLKLQRELAHLARKEDARLAAAEKDKWKKITMQARSKKPKR